In the Chroococcidiopsis sp. SAG 2025 genome, one interval contains:
- a CDS encoding orange carotenoid protein N-terminal domain-containing protein, translated as MASTNVNDLKPLAKQFTSLDIDDQLGVMALIYKEISGSIPADSLPTSSSDVQSIVGSVQKMSSEEQINALRDLLPANKTDQNETTLDPNPAKALPELLQGKSEVPTGEYGKLNPESKLAVWYLLAQKLGNGIVAIPSDYSPSAEAMQVFNSLKSMGQEQMANFVVKGMEELSSNITEPPKNAE; from the coding sequence ATGGCATCTACAAACGTTAACGATCTCAAGCCACTAGCAAAACAATTTACGAGCTTAGATATCGACGACCAGCTAGGAGTAATGGCTTTAATCTACAAAGAAATTTCTGGTTCGATTCCAGCAGATAGCTTACCAACAAGCTCTAGTGATGTTCAAAGCATCGTCGGAAGCGTACAAAAAATGTCTTCTGAGGAGCAAATAAATGCTCTACGCGATTTGTTGCCAGCTAACAAAACAGACCAAAACGAAACTACACTAGATCCTAATCCTGCTAAGGCACTGCCGGAATTGCTCCAAGGTAAATCAGAAGTTCCTACTGGGGAATATGGCAAATTGAATCCTGAATCTAAGTTAGCAGTTTGGTATCTTTTGGCGCAAAAATTAGGTAATGGAATCGTCGCCATTCCCAGCGACTACAGCCCCTCGGCGGAAGCAATGCAAGTCTTCAATTCCCTCAAATCTATGGGACAAGAGCAAATGGCTAATTTCGTAGTCAAAGGTATGGAAGAGTTGAGTTCCAACATCACAGAACCGCCCAAGAATGCCGAATAA
- a CDS encoding orange carotenoid protein N-terminal domain-containing protein produces the protein MAFTQSNDQNLSQFVASIQKINVDDQLALFYFIYKKMGDSITPAAPGASTASADVAEGLFNQIKEKSHEEQLQFQRDLINKADNEYTRMYGSMSDTTKLLFWYRLAQGMDSNVISPMPPNYELSSESKEILNQLEGIDFEQQITLFRDYVSPMGAEPKQGAEV, from the coding sequence ATGGCATTTACTCAAAGCAACGACCAGAATCTCAGTCAATTTGTTGCTTCAATTCAAAAAATAAATGTAGACGATCAATTAGCTTTGTTCTACTTCATTTACAAGAAAATGGGTGATTCTATCACTCCAGCCGCGCCAGGAGCTAGCACTGCATCGGCTGATGTAGCGGAAGGTTTATTTAACCAAATTAAAGAAAAGTCTCACGAAGAACAACTACAATTTCAACGGGACTTAATTAATAAGGCTGATAACGAGTACACGCGGATGTATGGCTCGATGAGCGATACTACTAAACTACTATTTTGGTATCGTCTGGCTCAAGGAATGGATAGCAACGTTATCAGTCCTATGCCTCCAAACTACGAACTTTCTAGTGAATCAAAAGAGATATTAAACCAGCTCGAAGGAATAGATTTCGAGCAACAAATTACTCTATTCCGTGACTATGTATCGCCGATGGGCGCTGAACCCAAACAAGGCGCGGAAGTATAG
- a CDS encoding carotenoid oxygenase family protein, with protein sequence MERTTAVNPFLEGNFAPVREEITSDTLKVIGELPTDLSGMFVRNGPNPQWTPIGQYHWFDGDGMLHGVQIRQGKASYRNRYVRTRGFEIEQKAGKAVWGGLLEPPQPDSDGYKNAANTALVWHAGQLLATWEGGAPHAIEVPQLETKGEYTYNGKLASAFTAHPKVDPVTGEMMFFGYSFAPPFVKYSIVSPQGELLRTIPIELPMGVMMHDFAITANYTIFMDLPMTFNPARMQRGEPGLMFERDRPSRFGILPRHGDSSNIRWFESPSCYVFHTLNAYEEGDEVVLIACRMSSTNIVTPQVKPTDPDSDIPRLHSWRFNLSTGTVREEMLDDVSGEFPRVNDNLLGRKTRYGYAGKIAPTPVPLFDGLIKYDLQAGYSQTYEYGKGRSGGEAVFVPRPDATVEDDGWLVTFVYDTDADTSELLVLNAQDLSSDPVARVVIPQRVPYGFHGTWVSQQQLNASV encoded by the coding sequence ATGGAAAGAACAACAGCAGTTAATCCCTTCCTTGAGGGTAACTTCGCGCCCGTGCGTGAAGAAATTACCTCCGATACACTCAAGGTAATTGGCGAACTCCCTACCGATTTATCGGGGATGTTCGTGCGCAATGGTCCCAATCCTCAGTGGACACCCATCGGGCAGTATCACTGGTTTGATGGAGATGGGATGTTGCATGGAGTCCAAATCCGTCAAGGCAAAGCTAGCTATCGCAACCGCTACGTCAGAACGCGAGGTTTTGAAATCGAGCAAAAAGCGGGTAAAGCGGTTTGGGGTGGCTTATTGGAACCACCTCAGCCAGATAGCGACGGCTACAAGAACGCTGCGAATACTGCCTTGGTATGGCACGCAGGGCAACTTCTAGCCACTTGGGAAGGAGGTGCGCCCCACGCGATCGAGGTTCCCCAGTTAGAGACGAAGGGCGAGTATACCTATAACGGTAAGTTAGCTTCTGCTTTTACTGCCCATCCTAAAGTCGATCCGGTGACGGGCGAGATGATGTTTTTTGGATACTCGTTTGCTCCGCCGTTTGTCAAATACAGTATTGTTTCTCCACAAGGCGAGTTATTGCGAACGATACCGATAGAATTGCCGATGGGGGTGATGATGCACGACTTTGCCATCACTGCCAATTACACGATATTTATGGATCTGCCGATGACTTTTAACCCCGCACGGATGCAGCGTGGCGAACCTGGGTTAATGTTTGAACGCGATCGCCCCAGCCGTTTTGGTATTCTCCCCCGTCACGGCGACAGCAGCAATATTCGTTGGTTTGAATCTCCTTCCTGCTATGTCTTCCATACCCTCAATGCTTACGAGGAGGGAGACGAAGTTGTACTAATTGCCTGTCGCATGAGTTCCACCAACATTGTGACTCCGCAAGTCAAACCAACCGATCCAGATAGCGATATTCCCCGTTTGCATAGTTGGCGATTCAATCTCAGCACCGGAACCGTGCGAGAGGAAATGCTAGATGACGTATCAGGAGAGTTTCCCCGCGTTAACGACAATTTGTTAGGGCGCAAAACTCGTTACGGTTATGCAGGAAAAATAGCTCCTACACCTGTACCTTTGTTTGATGGTTTAATTAAATACGACCTTCAAGCAGGTTATTCTCAAACCTACGAATACGGTAAGGGACGTTCCGGTGGTGAGGCTGTGTTTGTTCCTCGTCCTGATGCAACTGTAGAAGACGATGGGTGGTTAGTTACCTTTGTCTACGATACTGATGCAGATACTTCTGAATTATTGGTGCTAAATGCCCAAGATTTGAGTAGCGATCCTGTGGCGCGAGTGGTAATTCCTCAGCGCGTACCTTATGGTTTTCACGGAACTTGGGTATCTCAACAACAGTTGAATGCTTCCGTATAG
- a CDS encoding GIY-YIG nuclease family protein, producing the protein MTSLTDLEAIPYIDTDGQLPAQYQGKVGVYAIFDSDKVLHYIGYSRDVYLSLQQHLVRQPQKCYWLKIQTIDRPSRSVLENIRQEWIEKNGSVPPGNGADETIWTQPIDAKLSLTSEEQKSLADGDELAQIKILKTAARRVEAEILSQLQTRGLQMQLRFNPKLKEQGLLDLK; encoded by the coding sequence ATGACTTCTCTCACAGATTTAGAAGCAATTCCATATATTGATACAGACGGTCAATTACCAGCACAGTACCAAGGTAAAGTAGGAGTCTATGCAATTTTTGACTCGGACAAAGTGCTGCATTATATCGGGTATTCTCGCGATGTTTATCTCAGTTTGCAACAGCATCTCGTCCGCCAACCGCAAAAGTGTTATTGGCTGAAAATACAAACTATCGACCGTCCCAGCCGGTCAGTCTTGGAAAATATTCGCCAGGAGTGGATTGAAAAAAATGGATCGGTTCCCCCTGGAAATGGTGCTGATGAAACTATATGGACTCAGCCAATTGATGCTAAATTATCGCTGACATCTGAAGAACAAAAAAGTTTAGCAGATGGTGATGAATTGGCTCAAATAAAAATTTTAAAAACTGCGGCAAGACGAGTTGAAGCAGAAATTTTATCCCAATTACAAACTCGCGGTTTGCAAATGCAATTACGGTTTAATCCTAAGCTCAAAGAACAGGGATTATTAGACTTGAAGTAA
- a CDS encoding chromophore lyase CpcT/CpeT, translating into MTHSTDIETLARWMAADFSNQAQAFENPPFFAHIRVCMRPLPLNLLSGVSFYVEQAYDYMLGNPYRVRVLKLLQAGDRIEIENYTIKQEEEFHGASRDLKRLQALSADRLEKLPGCNMIVQWVDNGFKGTVEPGKCCMVVRKGKTTYLDSEFEIDGDKFISRDRGRDPETDEHVWGSVAGPFYFVRWHSYADEVKIA; encoded by the coding sequence ATGACCCATTCTACGGATATTGAGACACTAGCTCGCTGGATGGCAGCTGATTTTAGCAATCAAGCGCAAGCTTTTGAAAATCCTCCTTTTTTTGCCCATATTCGCGTTTGTATGCGTCCCCTTCCCCTGAATCTATTATCTGGGGTTAGCTTTTACGTAGAACAAGCCTATGATTACATGCTCGGCAACCCATATCGGGTACGAGTATTAAAGTTATTGCAGGCAGGCGATCGCATTGAAATTGAAAATTACACTATTAAGCAAGAAGAAGAATTTCACGGTGCATCCCGCGATCTCAAACGTCTGCAAGCATTATCAGCCGATCGCCTGGAAAAGCTACCAGGATGTAACATGATCGTCCAATGGGTAGACAATGGCTTCAAAGGTACAGTTGAACCAGGTAAGTGCTGTATGGTCGTGCGTAAAGGTAAAACTACTTATCTTGACAGCGAATTTGAAATTGATGGCGATAAATTTATCAGTCGCGATCGCGGACGCGACCCCGAAACTGACGAACACGTATGGGGTTCAGTGGCGGGACCATTTTACTTTGTTCGCTGGCACAGCTATGCTGATGAGGTAAAAATTGCCTAA
- a CDS encoding SDR family oxidoreductase, producing MKSIVITGVSTGIGFGAAKEFVTHGYHVFGSVRREADATRLQADLGDNFTPLIFDITDSKAVRSAACQVETILGDRNLSGLINNAGMATSGTLMHQPLEEIRLQFEVNVIAQIAVTQAFLPLLGARANNNDKQPGRIINISSVVGKLAVPFLGAYVGSKHAFEGISHSLRRELQLYGIDVIIIAPGAVSTAIWDKESAQDVSKYLTTDYAESVTTFQKHFVQQGKKGYPPEVFGKFIRKVFETPKPKTKYAIVPNLLLDWIIPNTLPARWLDRIIGRKLGFFQK from the coding sequence ATGAAATCTATTGTCATTACGGGAGTTTCTACAGGAATTGGATTTGGTGCAGCAAAAGAATTTGTGACTCATGGCTATCACGTATTTGGTAGCGTGCGACGAGAAGCCGATGCTACCAGGTTACAAGCTGACTTAGGGGATAATTTCACGCCGCTGATTTTTGATATTACAGATAGTAAAGCTGTACGATCTGCGGCTTGCCAAGTAGAAACAATTCTTGGCGATCGCAATTTGAGTGGATTAATTAATAATGCAGGAATGGCTACGAGTGGTACTTTAATGCATCAACCACTCGAAGAAATTCGGTTGCAGTTTGAAGTTAATGTTATCGCGCAAATTGCCGTAACTCAAGCCTTTTTACCTTTATTGGGAGCCAGAGCAAATAATAATGACAAACAACCGGGTAGAATTATTAATATCAGTTCTGTCGTGGGAAAATTAGCCGTTCCTTTTCTTGGTGCTTATGTTGGTAGTAAACACGCCTTTGAAGGAATTTCCCACAGCTTACGCCGAGAATTACAATTATATGGGATAGACGTAATTATTATTGCGCCTGGAGCAGTTAGTACGGCAATTTGGGATAAAGAATCAGCCCAAGATGTTAGCAAATATCTGACTACTGACTATGCGGAATCAGTCACGACTTTTCAAAAGCATTTTGTCCAACAAGGCAAAAAAGGTTATCCTCCAGAGGTTTTTGGTAAATTTATTCGGAAAGTTTTTGAAACTCCCAAACCGAAAACTAAATATGCGATCGTCCCTAATCTTTTACTAGATTGGATAATTCCTAATACTTTACCTGCTCGATGGCTAGATAGAATTATCGGCAGAAAATTAGGCTTTTTTCAGAAATAA
- a CDS encoding acetate--CoA ligase family protein, producing MVIDTSTDVVRVNARKTDIFDLFNFKHYIGSNPDLNTAACTFDFALTGYREPLEIADYIEKISDRYPHLREEKYESHAHLFARTLSEVSKLDMGLHFHCWNVKPLERGARISVQSLHTRTTRSIIYFVWDWFEAMTLDEEIAFDEQMRNLQNIFRRSVYGGPTVYSLLRKANEKGIPAFYLWDEGLMQYGYGRKQVRGVATTFDGDSHIDSDFTTRKDDCKAFLATLGFPVPGGEIVTSREGALDAAEDIGYPVAIKPVVGHKGIGVTADVRDSEELRAAFNRAVKAVPEEQPIRIIVEKSISGADFRLLCVNGRFVAATERRPASVVGDGYSTISELIDRENRSDARRDTPTSAMSKIQLDEAMDMYLEEQGLSLDSVIKEGRKVYLRKVANLSSGGVSIDATPTVHPDNTILAQDVAQHFRLTCLGIDVISEDLAKSWKDSSFSILEINAAPGIFMHLNPAVGESVDVPEKILETFFDGGTEARIPIVTFNRIKVAELQTTIDQILSHHPDWVIGAVCRNGIYINRAEKILHRDYNTNVQNLLRNPKLDLLIVEYEEDVLAAQGMFYYGSNMVVLDNPTEIEMMLARDVFEDSTIIIKQGDNVSIRRQGLLEQYTLGVDEPFSRVYLKEIPTIL from the coding sequence ATGGTAATCGATACAAGTACTGATGTCGTGCGCGTTAATGCTAGAAAGACCGATATATTCGATTTGTTCAACTTCAAACATTACATTGGTTCCAATCCCGATTTAAATACGGCAGCATGTACTTTTGATTTTGCTTTGACGGGGTATCGAGAACCACTAGAAATTGCAGATTACATAGAAAAAATAAGCGATCGCTATCCTCACCTGCGCGAGGAAAAATATGAATCTCACGCTCATTTGTTTGCACGTACATTATCAGAAGTGAGCAAACTAGATATGGGTTTGCACTTCCACTGTTGGAACGTAAAACCGTTAGAACGAGGGGCAAGAATTAGCGTTCAGTCGCTCCATACTAGAACGACGCGATCGATTATTTACTTCGTCTGGGATTGGTTTGAAGCCATGACATTAGATGAAGAAATTGCTTTTGACGAACAGATGCGTAATCTACAAAACATCTTTCGTCGGTCTGTTTATGGTGGTCCTACAGTCTACTCGCTTTTACGCAAAGCTAACGAAAAAGGTATTCCTGCTTTCTATTTGTGGGATGAAGGACTGATGCAATACGGCTACGGTCGCAAGCAAGTGCGTGGTGTAGCAACCACATTTGACGGCGACAGCCATATAGACTCGGACTTTACCACCCGTAAAGATGACTGTAAAGCTTTTCTAGCCACCCTTGGCTTTCCAGTTCCAGGCGGAGAAATCGTCACTAGTCGCGAGGGAGCTTTAGATGCAGCGGAGGATATTGGCTATCCCGTCGCCATCAAGCCTGTTGTCGGTCATAAAGGGATTGGCGTAACCGCCGATGTCAGAGACTCTGAGGAGCTAAGAGCTGCTTTTAATCGCGCTGTCAAAGCAGTTCCAGAAGAACAGCCAATTCGGATCATTGTCGAAAAAAGCATTTCTGGTGCTGATTTCCGCTTGCTGTGCGTCAACGGTCGATTTGTCGCGGCAACAGAACGCCGTCCCGCTTCAGTAGTTGGGGATGGATATTCAACAATTTCAGAACTGATCGATCGCGAAAACCGTTCCGATGCACGTAGAGACACGCCAACTTCTGCCATGAGTAAAATCCAGCTCGATGAAGCAATGGATATGTATTTGGAGGAGCAAGGCTTATCTCTTGACAGCGTTATTAAAGAGGGACGAAAAGTGTATTTGCGTAAAGTTGCCAACCTTTCCTCTGGTGGTGTAAGTATTGATGCCACACCTACAGTTCATCCTGATAATACGATTCTGGCGCAAGATGTCGCCCAGCATTTTCGCCTCACTTGTTTGGGAATCGATGTCATTTCTGAAGATTTGGCAAAATCTTGGAAAGATAGCAGCTTTAGCATTCTCGAAATTAATGCTGCGCCAGGGATTTTTATGCACCTTAACCCCGCCGTAGGCGAGAGCGTGGACGTACCCGAAAAGATTTTAGAAACCTTTTTTGACGGAGGCACTGAAGCTAGGATACCGATAGTTACCTTTAACCGAATTAAGGTAGCGGAACTACAAACAACTATCGACCAAATTTTATCTCACCACCCTGATTGGGTCATTGGTGCTGTGTGTCGAAACGGCATTTATATCAACCGTGCAGAAAAGATTTTGCATCGAGATTACAATACAAACGTGCAAAATTTGTTGCGCAATCCCAAACTCGATTTACTAATAGTCGAGTATGAGGAAGATGTTTTAGCCGCTCAAGGGATGTTTTATTACGGCAGTAATATGGTTGTTTTAGATAATCCCACAGAAATTGAAATGATGTTGGCGCGAGATGTTTTTGAGGACTCTACTATAATCATCAAGCAGGGAGATAATGTTTCAATTCGCCGTCAGGGATTACTCGAACAATATACTTTGGGTGTAGATGAACCATTTAGCCGAGTGTATTTAAAGGAAATTCCGACAATTTTGTAG